A genome region from Sebaldella sp. S0638 includes the following:
- a CDS encoding MurR/RpiR family transcriptional regulator produces MEKIDDLVITYHLDPFEKKLLEYFYENIESIRKIGIRKVAKNNYTSTHTVFKLAKKLGYDGYADMTYSLYYEYTKKSSVLSDTQNCFQFFIQDTIEKYEKDLKDILKKYKKKKIILFGLGYSENVARYLNDRLLLKGYNSFFSTHLQLIFAGSASGNIKPLLIVISESGENSRLVELMEDSRKFDIQTVSFTANGKSTVAGNSSLACVIESEPLRKKTKYIKTFFPHLIMFFDYILA; encoded by the coding sequence GAAAAAAAGCTGCTGGAGTATTTTTATGAAAATATTGAATCAATCAGAAAAATAGGAATTAGAAAAGTAGCCAAAAATAATTATACTTCCACACATACGGTATTTAAACTGGCTAAAAAGCTTGGCTATGACGGTTATGCAGATATGACATATTCGCTTTATTATGAATATACAAAAAAATCTTCTGTTTTATCAGATACGCAAAATTGTTTTCAGTTTTTTATACAGGATACTATTGAAAAATATGAGAAAGACCTAAAAGATATTTTGAAAAAATATAAGAAAAAAAAGATAATTTTATTTGGGCTGGGTTATTCGGAAAATGTGGCGAGATATCTAAATGACAGATTATTGTTAAAAGGATATAACAGCTTTTTTTCGACACATTTGCAGCTGATATTTGCAGGTTCTGCTTCCGGAAACATCAAGCCGCTTCTGATAGTGATTTCCGAGTCCGGTGAAAATTCAAGACTGGTAGAACTCATGGAAGACAGCAGAAAATTCGATATCCAGACAGTGAGCTTCACTGCTAACGGTAAAAGTACAGTTGCAGGAAACTCGTCGCTTGCCTGTGTGATAGAAAGCGAGCCGCTCAGGAAAAAAACAAAGTATATAAAAACTTTTTTTCCGCATCTTATAATGTTTTTTGATTATATACTGGCATAA
- a CDS encoding GNAT family N-acetyltransferase: MEIIIKPLTEELAADYFDFLDNRAFTDNSPWGGCYCTGWQMTKEEEKAQLIDQMEEGFAYGDENFVRVLREIVMRQITSKALQGYLAYVDDISIGWCNANNKASFPAESANGFRLHAPAEMREKAVVCFEIAPEYRGKGVATALLNRVVTDAKAEGYIAVEGFPQVHSERFEWDYTGPVGLYEKAGFSAVKKPDGNIIMRKELQ; the protein is encoded by the coding sequence ATGGAAATTATTATTAAACCGCTCACAGAGGAACTCGCGGCAGATTACTTCGACTTCCTTGATAACCGCGCGTTCACGGACAATTCTCCGTGGGGTGGCTGCTACTGCACCGGCTGGCAAATGACAAAGGAAGAAGAAAAGGCTCAATTAATCGACCAGATGGAAGAAGGGTTTGCATACGGAGATGAAAATTTTGTACGTGTACTCCGTGAAATTGTTATGCGGCAAATTACATCAAAGGCTTTACAGGGATATTTAGCCTATGTTGACGATATCTCAATTGGTTGGTGCAATGCAAATAATAAAGCAAGCTTTCCTGCCGAATCTGCAAATGGATTCCGGCTGCACGCCCCTGCCGAAATGCGTGAAAAAGCAGTAGTCTGCTTTGAAATCGCACCTGAGTATCGTGGAAAGGGCGTTGCCACTGCTTTGTTAAACAGAGTTGTGACTGATGCAAAAGCTGAGGGATATATTGCTGTTGAAGGTTTTCCACAAGTACACAGCGAAAGATTCGAATGGGACTATACGGGCCCTGTAGGTTTATATGAAAAAGCAGGATTTTCTGCAGTTAAAAAACCAGACGGAAATATTATCATGAGAAAAGAACTGCAATAG
- a CDS encoding DUF6273 domain-containing protein, giving the protein MKKGDKISFGGYEWRVLDVQDNKALIITEYIIEQRAYHEAYKDITWADCSLRKYLNGEFYDKFAAAEKSRIVPVLNKNPDNQWYGIKGGTDTEDSIFLLSIEEVVCRYFGDSCSKLKNPGKNQRYWFERKDENNSKRIARLDDEKRRIWWWWLRSPGHVSVKAVYIHGDGNIGIQGNNILKGNVSDGRCTGGVRPALWLKV; this is encoded by the coding sequence ATGAAAAAAGGAGATAAAATATCATTCGGCGGTTACGAGTGGCGTGTGCTTGACGTGCAGGACAATAAAGCTTTGATTATAACCGAATACATTATAGAACAGCGTGCTTATCATGAGGCATATAAAGACATAACATGGGCTGACTGTTCATTAAGAAAATATCTAAACGGCGAATTTTATGATAAATTTGCCGCAGCTGAAAAGTCGAGAATAGTCCCAGTATTAAATAAGAATCCTGATAATCAGTGGTATGGTATAAAGGGCGGTACAGATACTGAGGACAGCATATTTTTATTAAGTATTGAGGAAGTGGTGTGCCGGTATTTTGGCGACAGCTGTTCGAAACTAAAAAATCCGGGAAAAAATCAGAGATATTGGTTTGAGAGAAAAGATGAAAATAACAGTAAGCGAATAGCGAGACTTGATGATGAAAAAAGGAGAATCTGGTGGTGGTGGCTTCGGTCTCCCGGGCATGTCAGCGTAAAGGCTGTGTACATCCACGGTGATGGTAATATAGGTATTCAGGGCAACAATATATTGAAGGGTAATGTCAGTGACGGCAGATGCACAGGGGGTGTTCGTCCGGCTTTGTGGTTAAAGGTTTAG
- a CDS encoding pyridoxamine 5'-phosphate oxidase family protein, with the protein MSRYEEGIKLIEERCGNGKDNVITLATIAMEPGAGGNPRPYARDVSAFYEDGVFYITTWAKSSKMQQIAKNNEVAFTVCFEWFSGNGIGENLGWVLDPKNAELRTKLRKAFAEWYDDANKEENENCVILAVRITRGVVIKDHGAVRYNMDFINKTETEEGKVM; encoded by the coding sequence ATGAGCAGATATGAAGAAGGAATAAAACTAATCGAGGAAAGATGCGGAAATGGGAAAGATAATGTTATCACTCTGGCAACTATTGCAATGGAACCGGGTGCTGGCGGAAACCCTCGTCCTTATGCCCGTGATGTATCCGCTTTTTATGAAGACGGAGTATTTTATATTACTACTTGGGCAAAATCGTCTAAAATGCAGCAGATAGCTAAAAATAACGAGGTTGCTTTTACAGTTTGTTTCGAGTGGTTTTCAGGAAATGGAATCGGAGAAAATCTTGGATGGGTTTTAGATCCGAAAAATGCTGAACTTAGAACTAAGCTTCGTAAAGCATTTGCTGAGTGGTATGATGATGCGAATAAAGAGGAAAATGAAAACTGCGTTATTCTTGCAGTTCGTATTACAAGAGGAGTAGTGATCAAAGACCATGGTGCTGTACGTTATAACATGGACTTTATAAATAAAACAGAAACTGAAGAAGGGAAGGTCATGTAA